Proteins co-encoded in one Agrobacterium cucumeris genomic window:
- a CDS encoding conjugal transfer protein TraB, which yields MCRKRVRPVLLIAASIIAGTVAWSGHVLFLPLACTFPTLWALARSRLAAAAVSAGYFLAASRGLPQGVATFYSSDLWPGLLLWLSASLGFVGVHAMFWTRCERTRPFRYLAAVLLMAIPPIGITGWAHPITAAGVLFPGWGWWGLLAATAGLMGLVTRMWPAVAIVLAGFWIWSAATWDEPKLTEAWRGVDLEFGASLGRDVSIRHHRDLIATVKDRASGGALTIVLPESALGFWTPTVERLWVNGLQGTDVTVIAGAAVVDTGGYDNVLVALSRNGARVIYRERMPVPGSMWQPWRPLLGQSGGARAHFIADPVVAVADARVAPLICYEQLIVWPVLQSMLHDPDVIVAVGNGWWTKGTSIVAIQRANAEAWARLFDKPLLISFNT from the coding sequence ATGTGCCGTAAGCGCGTTCGGCCGGTCCTGTTGATTGCCGCTTCAATCATCGCCGGAACGGTGGCGTGGAGCGGTCACGTCCTTTTCCTTCCGCTCGCATGCACGTTTCCAACCCTCTGGGCGCTTGCGCGGTCACGACTGGCGGCCGCAGCGGTTTCCGCCGGTTATTTCCTCGCTGCATCACGCGGTCTGCCGCAGGGCGTTGCCACCTTCTATTCCTCCGACCTCTGGCCGGGACTGCTGCTCTGGCTCAGCGCATCGCTGGGCTTTGTCGGTGTCCACGCAATGTTCTGGACGAGATGCGAACGTACACGACCGTTTCGCTACCTCGCGGCAGTCTTGCTCATGGCCATTCCGCCAATCGGTATCACCGGCTGGGCGCATCCGATCACGGCCGCGGGCGTGCTGTTTCCGGGATGGGGATGGTGGGGGCTCCTTGCCGCGACAGCCGGCCTCATGGGCCTCGTAACCCGCATGTGGCCAGCTGTCGCGATTGTCCTGGCAGGCTTTTGGATCTGGTCCGCCGCAACCTGGGACGAGCCGAAGCTAACGGAAGCGTGGCGGGGCGTCGATCTCGAATTCGGCGCTTCACTCGGTCGCGACGTCAGCATTAGGCACCACCGTGATCTGATTGCCACGGTGAAGGATCGAGCATCCGGCGGCGCCCTCACCATTGTCCTCCCCGAGAGCGCCCTGGGCTTCTGGACGCCGACCGTCGAGCGGCTCTGGGTAAATGGGCTGCAGGGCACTGACGTCACCGTCATTGCCGGCGCTGCGGTCGTCGATACGGGCGGATACGATAATGTTCTGGTCGCTCTCTCTCGTAACGGTGCTCGCGTCATTTATCGCGAGCGCATGCCGGTCCCGGGCTCGATGTGGCAGCCTTGGCGTCCCCTGCTGGGTCAGAGCGGTGGCGCGCGGGCGCATTTCATCGCGGACCCGGTAGTGGCGGTCGCTGATGCTCGGGTCGCACCGCTGATCTGCTACGAGCAACTGATCGTCTGGCCCGTTCTCCAATCCATGCTCCACGATCCGGACGTCATTGTCGCCGTCGGCAACGGCTGGTGGACCAAGGGGACATCCATCGTCGCCATCCAACGCGCCAATGCGGAAGCCTGGGCGCGTCTGTTCGATAAGCCCCTCTTGATTTCCTTCAACACCTGA
- a CDS encoding TraH family protein: MLDAALIQQCADPSLKPAIVEQFVTAAGSNDPLAVTVKSGGRLILVPKAMTPDEAMAIVRQYVGQAVVRVGLTQFPAGVGVKDTADLKADLVDPCENLRKGTAMFAKVLRIVAKWYGNPKSDDVFPQIFEDAVYAWKTGEFEGVSVFQAEDPRKSVTIDNVLPPEEAEASSDIPPADTSTEGAEKSENVGSAEMRIDLSRIGGK; encoded by the coding sequence ATGCTCGACGCTGCCCTGATCCAACAATGCGCCGACCCCTCATTGAAGCCGGCAATCGTCGAACAGTTCGTGACCGCTGCGGGCTCGAACGATCCGCTTGCCGTCACGGTCAAATCGGGTGGCCGATTGATCCTCGTCCCGAAGGCGATGACGCCGGACGAGGCCATGGCGATCGTCCGGCAGTATGTCGGCCAGGCAGTGGTCCGCGTCGGCTTGACACAGTTCCCTGCGGGTGTCGGCGTCAAGGATACGGCCGACTTAAAGGCTGATCTCGTCGATCCTTGCGAAAACCTTCGCAAGGGAACGGCGATGTTCGCGAAGGTCTTGCGGATCGTTGCCAAATGGTACGGCAATCCGAAGAGCGATGACGTCTTCCCTCAGATCTTCGAGGACGCTGTCTACGCCTGGAAGACCGGCGAGTTCGAAGGCGTGAGCGTGTTCCAGGCGGAGGATCCGAGAAAAAGCGTGACGATAGACAATGTATTGCCTCCAGAGGAGGCCGAGGCGAGCAGCGACATACCTCCTGCGGATACAAGCACTGAAGGCGCCGAGAAAAGCGAGAACGTTGGGTCAGCTGAGATGCGGATCGACCTGTCGAGGATCGGAGGAAAATGA
- a CDS encoding DUF5615 family PIN-like protein — MKFLIDECLHTSLVAVAQEHGHDCFHVNWLGLSGETDWDLMPRIIEEDFTFVTNNARDFRKLYAKEELHAGLVIIVPQVLPVLQRELFALILQDLAGAQDMVNAVIEVTLDGEEAVLTRYSLPEV; from the coding sequence GTGAAGTTTCTTATCGATGAATGCCTTCACACGTCTCTCGTGGCCGTGGCTCAAGAGCACGGCCACGATTGTTTCCATGTAAATTGGCTGGGACTGAGCGGCGAGACCGATTGGGACCTAATGCCTCGGATTATCGAGGAAGATTTCACCTTCGTGACGAACAACGCCCGCGACTTCCGGAAGCTCTATGCCAAGGAAGAGCTGCATGCGGGTCTGGTGATTATCGTCCCGCAGGTGCTGCCTGTGCTGCAACGAGAATTGTTTGCCCTCATATTGCAGGATCTGGCAGGCGCGCAGGATATGGTCAACGCAGTCATCGAAGTAACCCTCGACGGAGAGGAAGCGGTTCTCACGCGCTATTCGCTTCCGGAAGTATAG
- a CDS encoding DUF433 domain-containing protein has product MASTSHAYTPAEAAAVSEIAVKSVHNAIDKRIIETHLVGSRGRALTDEDLLRLKLWYGVGSILSAERRKRLFDTIDQNPDAETVRADDYLIIDVARAREQLAARAEALREAERLIESVKGVVGGEPVFKRTRVPVRTIAAMKTQGASTAEIVEGYPSLTERMVELAEIWVAAHPARGRPRKLSEQGLKVKSVKRLILRNENVPKTSGSTS; this is encoded by the coding sequence ATGGCCAGCACATCACACGCCTACACACCCGCCGAGGCGGCGGCTGTCAGCGAGATCGCTGTGAAGTCGGTGCACAATGCGATCGACAAGCGCATCATCGAGACTCATCTCGTTGGTAGCAGGGGTCGAGCACTCACCGATGAGGATCTGCTTCGGTTGAAGCTCTGGTACGGCGTCGGATCGATCTTGTCTGCCGAGCGCCGCAAGCGCCTATTCGATACGATCGACCAGAACCCCGATGCCGAAACTGTTAGGGCAGACGATTATCTCATTATCGACGTTGCGCGAGCACGAGAACAACTGGCCGCGCGGGCCGAGGCGCTTCGAGAAGCCGAACGACTGATTGAAAGCGTGAAAGGCGTCGTGGGCGGCGAGCCGGTTTTCAAGCGAACCCGTGTTCCCGTGCGAACGATTGCCGCGATGAAGACCCAAGGCGCAAGTACAGCGGAAATCGTTGAGGGCTATCCTTCGCTCACCGAGCGCATGGTGGAACTTGCCGAGATCTGGGTTGCGGCCCATCCCGCCAGAGGACGTCCGAGGAAGCTTTCGGAGCAGGGCCTGAAGGTGAAATCCGTGAAGCGCCTGATCCTTCGGAACGAGAACGTCCCTAAAACGTCTGGCTCGACCTCGTGA
- a CDS encoding helix-turn-helix domain-containing protein, with protein sequence MDLNEVMAVNLRRIRHGKKLTQEELAHRTGLSARHIGAIERAEMSATLTVLGQISEALGVEPAELVTKSN encoded by the coding sequence ATGGATCTCAACGAGGTCATGGCGGTCAATTTGCGTCGAATACGTCATGGCAAGAAACTGACGCAGGAGGAACTGGCGCACCGCACAGGCCTGAGCGCACGCCATATCGGTGCCATTGAACGCGCCGAAATGTCGGCAACCCTCACCGTCCTTGGCCAGATTTCAGAAGCGCTGGGCGTCGAACCCGCCGAGCTTGTGACCAAATCGAACTGA
- a CDS encoding PilZ domain-containing protein has translation MDERRASPRIRAFKGARIIYNNGVATRDCTIRNLSAGGARLVMETTMELPNVFELALEGGSRRQCEIRWRRFNELGVEFMGGNIPT, from the coding sequence GTGGATGAGCGGCGGGCGTCCCCCAGAATACGCGCCTTCAAGGGCGCGCGTATCATCTATAACAACGGCGTGGCCACGCGGGATTGCACGATCCGCAATCTGTCTGCAGGTGGCGCCCGGTTGGTCATGGAAACGACGATGGAACTTCCCAACGTGTTCGAGCTGGCGCTGGAAGGCGGTTCTCGGCGTCAATGTGAAATACGTTGGCGTAGGTTTAATGAACTGGGCGTCGAATTTATGGGTGGCAATATACCAACATGA
- a CDS encoding TadE/TadG family type IV pilus assembly protein gives MRYSIRRFIRERSGASAVEFALVAPVFLLLLFGMIEFARLFWATHALHETAIATARCMGIPQIQCEDGGAYSSENAIAFAKSKAAGWLIQLDPTAITLDRSASCNGLEGLSKARIEYEFTTVVPNLLTSLAGGTQLKAEACYTNY, from the coding sequence ATGAGGTATTCCATACGCAGGTTCATTCGTGAACGTTCCGGCGCCAGCGCCGTTGAGTTTGCGTTGGTCGCGCCGGTCTTTTTGTTGTTGCTGTTTGGTATGATCGAATTTGCCCGGTTGTTCTGGGCGACCCATGCTCTTCACGAAACAGCAATCGCCACGGCGCGTTGCATGGGCATACCGCAGATCCAATGCGAAGACGGTGGAGCCTACAGCTCGGAGAATGCGATCGCATTTGCGAAGTCCAAAGCGGCGGGGTGGCTCATCCAACTTGATCCGACGGCGATCACTCTCGATCGCAGTGCCAGCTGCAACGGTTTGGAAGGTCTTTCAAAGGCGAGGATCGAATACGAGTTCACGACCGTTGTGCCAAATCTCCTGACGTCCCTGGCGGGCGGCACTCAGCTGAAAGCCGAAGCATGCTACACCAACTACTGA
- a CDS encoding TadE/TadG family type IV pilus assembly protein: MKTFLRIMALRARVRLGHPLFVLKDTKGNAAIEFALVVPIFALVFVASVDLGMLVFSRFQLEAAVSASASYAIAHADQVDGSNGSELAKNLALMIASNYRGDATAAIQVNNGPQASYDGATIKIGGVSSQANACYCPKGNAASVEWGSQVTCNSSCPDGGRAGRYVAVTAKQAYTPFFTMFDVVKDGSIAANAMVQTK; encoded by the coding sequence ATGAAGACGTTTCTGAGAATAATGGCGCTGCGAGCACGCGTTCGCCTTGGCCATCCGCTTTTTGTGTTGAAAGACACAAAGGGCAATGCTGCTATCGAATTTGCCTTGGTCGTTCCCATCTTCGCTCTCGTCTTCGTGGCGAGTGTCGATCTGGGAATGCTGGTGTTCTCGCGATTTCAACTGGAGGCGGCCGTCTCGGCAAGCGCCAGCTATGCAATCGCCCATGCCGACCAGGTCGATGGCAGCAACGGTAGCGAACTGGCCAAGAATCTTGCCCTCATGATCGCCAGCAATTATCGGGGCGATGCCACCGCGGCAATACAGGTCAATAACGGTCCGCAGGCCAGTTATGACGGGGCGACGATCAAGATCGGTGGCGTCTCCAGTCAGGCCAATGCCTGCTATTGCCCGAAGGGGAATGCCGCATCTGTCGAGTGGGGGTCGCAAGTCACCTGCAACTCGTCTTGCCCTGACGGCGGGCGTGCCGGACGCTATGTCGCTGTAACGGCAAAGCAGGCATATACCCCGTTCTTCACGATGTTCGATGTCGTCAAGGACGGTTCCATTGCCGCCAACGCAATGGTGCAGACGAAATGA
- a CDS encoding TadE/TadG family type IV pilus assembly protein: MKIIHHLILRLSADRHGGIAIMAAILLPVIIGFAALSVEYGYGLLVRDENQRTADLASYAGALAYSETSSQDRMRSAALNVAKLNGVDPANVSVSLAASPKNEKLQAVYVEVKTTNTLFLAPVLGVKPQLDVAAEAYSSFGAAESACIIALDKSGTGVTLSGGVQVGAPNCYVASNNDLIAPCGTKITAKSATYFEGSSQPCPWTANIVKGDGSEAPVTKQYTSDPLENHAGVAELNARLDIIRKASWPTEASVTKGKDIEFGGSTSPPDTAAALQAIGCSYDPANYNQYWMDKWDVTCSGSKINIGSLLVHGNLQVKFNVSGVKSTVYNFSGRIQNDFGTKLEFGDGTFNVEKGVYGADLTFGTGSFHFGMGGEKCGDARYSLCASGKVTIDGPSAFVFDAGFYTGAGATLKLGAGTSNSYTIGKSSGDNAIGLDGGSITVMADASTGKGVFRLNGDLNGGGGGSCITIPASAEHDISGNVNLAGGARLGAGTYTVDGYFSVNTGGSACSDNVAVSGKDVTIVLSGTETPSDWECSGKSFCLTGGNAITLNAPKSGPYAELAVIGPQSSKNTTGAEITSGGRAKISGAFYFPNGVIDFGGGGQLGDAGNGCLQLIGTSISLSGGSQAMSECTQLSGTRKVALVQ; this comes from the coding sequence ATGAAGATTATTCACCACCTTATTTTACGTTTGAGCGCCGACCGGCACGGCGGCATCGCGATCATGGCGGCAATACTGCTGCCGGTCATCATTGGTTTTGCTGCTTTGTCCGTCGAGTATGGATACGGGTTGCTGGTCCGGGACGAAAATCAGCGCACTGCTGATCTGGCATCTTACGCGGGCGCGCTCGCCTATAGTGAAACAAGCTCGCAGGATCGGATGAGGTCTGCCGCGCTCAATGTTGCGAAGCTCAACGGCGTCGATCCCGCGAACGTTTCCGTCTCGCTTGCGGCGTCACCGAAAAACGAAAAGCTCCAGGCGGTATACGTTGAGGTGAAGACGACGAACACGCTGTTTCTGGCGCCGGTTCTAGGGGTGAAACCTCAGCTTGACGTCGCAGCAGAGGCCTATTCTTCGTTTGGCGCGGCGGAAAGTGCCTGCATCATCGCGCTTGATAAATCGGGAACAGGCGTGACGCTTTCCGGTGGTGTCCAGGTCGGCGCGCCAAATTGCTACGTGGCCTCTAACAACGATCTGATCGCACCATGTGGTACCAAGATCACAGCCAAGAGTGCCACCTACTTTGAGGGTTCTTCGCAGCCCTGTCCGTGGACAGCGAACATTGTGAAAGGCGACGGCAGCGAAGCTCCCGTCACCAAGCAGTACACCTCCGATCCCTTGGAAAATCACGCGGGCGTGGCGGAACTCAATGCTCGCCTCGACATAATTCGGAAGGCGTCCTGGCCGACTGAGGCTTCGGTCACCAAAGGCAAGGACATCGAGTTCGGTGGCAGCACCTCACCCCCGGACACTGCCGCCGCCCTGCAGGCCATTGGATGCAGCTACGATCCGGCCAACTACAATCAGTACTGGATGGACAAGTGGGATGTGACCTGCAGCGGTTCCAAGATCAACATCGGCTCGTTGCTTGTCCACGGCAACCTCCAGGTGAAGTTCAACGTCTCGGGGGTCAAGTCGACAGTCTATAACTTCTCGGGCAGGATTCAGAACGACTTCGGCACGAAGCTCGAATTCGGTGACGGCACGTTCAACGTCGAGAAGGGGGTCTATGGTGCGGACCTGACATTTGGAACTGGTTCGTTCCACTTCGGCATGGGAGGCGAGAAATGTGGTGATGCCCGCTATAGCCTCTGTGCCTCGGGCAAAGTCACCATAGATGGACCAAGCGCCTTCGTGTTTGACGCAGGTTTCTACACGGGTGCAGGCGCCACACTCAAACTCGGGGCCGGTACGTCCAACAGCTACACCATCGGGAAATCCAGCGGCGACAACGCCATCGGGCTTGATGGCGGCTCCATCACGGTCATGGCGGATGCCAGCACCGGAAAGGGTGTTTTCCGCCTGAACGGAGATCTGAACGGCGGTGGTGGCGGTAGCTGCATCACCATCCCCGCAAGCGCCGAGCATGACATATCCGGAAACGTCAATCTGGCAGGCGGTGCACGACTTGGCGCTGGTACCTATACCGTTGACGGGTACTTCTCGGTGAATACCGGCGGCTCCGCATGCAGCGACAACGTCGCGGTCTCCGGCAAGGACGTCACCATCGTCCTGTCAGGCACCGAAACACCTTCTGATTGGGAATGTAGCGGAAAGTCATTCTGCCTGACCGGCGGCAACGCCATCACGCTCAACGCCCCGAAATCCGGCCCCTATGCGGAATTGGCGGTTATCGGTCCGCAGTCTTCCAAGAATACGACAGGCGCTGAGATCACCTCCGGCGGCAGAGCGAAAATCTCGGGCGCCTTCTATTTTCCAAATGGCGTGATCGATTTTGGCGGTGGTGGTCAGCTCGGGGACGCGGGTAACGGCTGTCTGCAACTGATCGGCACGAGCATCTCGCTATCCGGCGGCTCCCAAGCGATGTCCGAATGTACGCAACTGAGTGGAACCCGAAAGGTGGCCTTGGTCCAATGA